The Melitaea cinxia chromosome 16, ilMelCinx1.1, whole genome shotgun sequence genome contains the following window.
aGAAGTGTTTCCGTACAcccacaaacatacatatacacacaaacatacGCACACACGCTCGCAATActaccatccaactgcttgaTGATCATTCACACACGTCAAATGTTGACGACTTGTGATGGGCAATAAGAACGGTAATTACAAGCAGTTATTGCGGtcaataacaaataatagtATTCACACTcgataactataatttttattcagaGATTTATTATTGGATTGTTTTGGTTTTATTAGTTGTTaggaaatataaagttaaagaatataaattacgtaaataattacacattaaatttattataaacaaatttgaACAACTAGGCTTAGGCTTACATACCTAAGTGACAATTAATATCCTTACCACTCTATTTTTTATGCAGAATTTAGTTTGTTGTTATACAACTTAATTcatttaaacaaaatgaaatattaatttaattggcAACGTTAGATtactgtcaaaaaaaaaatatagtttttgtaCATTCGTTTTGGATTTTTTCTTGCGTCGGGGATTCAGAAGCACGATCTGAGTTTCCGGATACACAAacataaacgcccagaccacagcaaacatctgtatggctaatacaaatcaATCATCACAtttatgcaataaaaatatgttatattacaATGTTTTACCTGTTCTGCATTGTAATTGTTTAcaagattatttatattttcactgttataaaaaatgatataaaaatctttgtacaaaaaatttactttaatggTAAAAATTGTTAACctaaaatgtttcaaataatttCAAGTAGTTGGGAAtaacacaaattataataaaaaataataatttatttttgttgtaaactCTTTGCCTTTACAAAGTTGTAAAGTCTGACTCTGAATCAGACCACTGTATTCGTCTGTATTCGTTTCTAGGATATGATATTCGACCACTGACCATACATAGTAAACAAATTCTCACAGTGGTTAAACTTTATGAAATAACCATCAATGTTACTTAATGAGGATAATTTACTAACAAGGCAATTTCATTGTAGGCCCTTTGGCGAGGACATAATTCcaggaaaaaaaagttttgttaccGTTCGTATAGAAAATGGCTATTCACAGTGACAGAACGAGGTGAAAGACGGGCTGCAGAAGCTGTTGAATTTGGTATAAGGAGTAGAGCTGATGATTTAAAAATTCTAGAAGAAGAGGCAAGACAGTGGCTAGCCTTCGTTGTATTCAAATTACATCACTTATTGAGAACATATGTTTGTGCAGGTGTTTACTCACAATCTAACTCCACTGAATTGTCAGATTTTGAAAAGCTTCTGAAATCCATTCATTATACTGAGTATATGAAAAGACTAAAACGAAAATACAATGAATTTGTAAAGAAATTTCGTCCTCGCTTTGCAAATAAACACTTATTTCCAATAATTGGTGACGGTGCTGATTACTGGTACCTTTCATTGCCTGAAATGTATGAATTGACAGCTCCTCTACATAGACATACCGATAGTCGGCATCTTTCAACACATCATGGATCTATGCACAAGAAACCTTTTCTTTGGAAGAAAGTTAGGCCGCAATATTTAGAAGAGAGTAGAGGACCGTATACGCTTCCGAAAACGCCAACTCCGTTATCACCACCTCCGCCAGCGCCAACTCCAAATGGTGACCAAAGACCTCATAAAGATCCTCGTTTTTATCTATACATGAAACATTACACTCCGCAACcagatatttttgaatacgttGACTTCCATGTTAATATATTGTTAGCTAGAAAATTCTCAATTCAAAATATAGACAAAGAAtcataactgttttttttttcaaatccaCGAAGTGCTCGTTAATTTTTTGCATTGATATTACAATGGTCTGTTTTGGAACACTTGGTAGAAAGCATGTTGagtttttcttttcttgttCGGAAATCCGTAATCAGGCTGCTGAGTTTGGAAGGGTCGCCCGGATGTTGCGAGCCGCGAGCTTTTTGTTGTTAAGCTTTTGTTGTTCTGAATTTTACACTTGTAATTTATTTGAGGAAACGCTTCAATgagaaataaattacattaaactctCCAAGGCAaatgttttttgtaaattaacatCTTGCCAGTTAaggttttatgtttaaattatcttttatttcttcGAATTTCTGTACATCGAAGATTCTtacttttttactgttttaagattttaaatgttttttgtaaattaaaatcttgGCTGTTTAGGTTTTATGTCTACACCTTTTATTCAATCCAGTTAATttgaacacaaataaaaatcttctctaaaagaaaataattgtttgtaacgaatattttttgttattttaaatgtatagaaATATAACAACAACTTTGTGGAAAatattacttcaaaatcattaaACTTATGAAGTACCTACAAAAATGTTtgcattttataaatttcaaagtattgaagttaataaaaaaaggttgtaaacattataacaaaaatcttgtatatttattagtataattgTTATTTGGTAATGTTAATTTAGTGAATATGTTTACCCCTATTAAGTTATTGTATTTACAACAGTACAAATAAGCTGTCGCAACAAGCACCtctaaataatatgtttaacaCCGCATGTCTTTGAACTCATTTGTCTAACAATGCCTGTTTGACTCGGCAAATTTATTAGGGTCAGAATAATTCAGCTTGTGGGTTTTTGAACCGGCTCCTTATTGCTACGTCTTGGGGGGTAACCCTAGTTAGATGTATAATGGTTGACCTACTTTACGTATGTGCTATGCCGCAAGAAATTGGGTGTGATTTACAAAGCAACAGACAATACACCTCTTATTCATAGTAGACTCCATAAATCGTTGACCTTTATGTAGTGCTCATTTCAAAGTTGTAATAAAGTACTCACTGTAGACTCACTCTGTCTTCAGTTTCGCGAATTTGTGCGTCAACTGAAACTGCCAGGCTCAGTAAGGGTGTTTGGTACATGAATAATGTATAGAGTAAATTTGCAAGTGTTTCAATTTACACTCGATGCTACTCCGCACTCGTTCATACGCATCCGAGAGCCGTTCAAGtgcaaaaagaaaacaaagagGGGTACACAAATAAAGACAAGAGACGGTCGAATTAGCACGTATTTCGCTTACATCGtgctattttgtaatattattagacAATCTGGACTGAGCTGGAAGCATTTCAATACGttttaccaacaaaaaaaaccCAAAAGCAATTTGTAGTATACTTTGTACATTAATTGCTCagtcaatatatttaattttttaaaggctTACCTTGCTATGCATGCAGtgtctataaattattataaatttgaaaacaaatatgTGACAGCTAAACTGTCTAAACTGAAGGTctcttcttaaaaaaaaaacttatttttggaTTTTagaagtaacattaaatttttcacAGTTTAAAGTATGAACATAATTTAAAGTCGTTACTgatagttgggaatatatccgccaacccgcattggagcagcgtggtggattaagctgtgatccttctcctacatggggaaagaggcctatgcccagtagtgggatattgcaggctgaagcgatactcATGGCAtggtagagaatatatccgctaacctgcAATAGAGCAGCGTAGAGGATTGaggtctgatccttctcatacatgaGGAATAAGGCCTATGCCTAACAgtgagatacatacatacacacatacaggctaaagcgtaaagCGTAAAGTATGAAAAATTTGTCTGAGTTTGGATTTTCGACCGAACCAAACAATCTCCACTGTGTCTTTCCACTCCATATGACATTGGCGAAGTAATGTGTGCCTAATAATTGACACAGCTAAAAGCCATCTATGGAACAACAACAGTTTAACAGTTTTTggattttcatacaatattGTGTAAATCGACTTCTTTGTCTACCTTTCTGACTCTTCGATTAAGTTAGCGTGCTTATATAAACGCACATTTTATCAGCAATCCATCACATCAATTGATTATTAAAACGTAGATTGATTactaagttaatattttaatttttgcttaGACGAAGTTATTTCACACAACTTACGTATTCA
Protein-coding sequences here:
- the LOC123660895 gene encoding uncharacterized protein LOC123660895; protein product: MASVIHLIPTPKEFYVELQEHADLAESRRRKRFLAVLLLQRMTRGYLIRKYIAWLSKNAITIQCAFRVHTARKAYRAALKRAVANKHSKFYARAATIIQALWRGHNSRKKKFCYRSYRKWLFTVTERGERRAAEAVEFGIRSRADDLKILEEEARQWLAFVVFKLHHLLRTYVCAGVYSQSNSTELSDFEKLLKSIHYTEYMKRLKRKYNEFVKKFRPRFANKHLFPIIGDGADYWYLSLPEMYELTAPLHRHTDSRHLSTHHGSMHKKPFLWKKVRPQYLEESRGPYTLPKTPTPLSPPPPAPTPNGDQRPHKDPRFYLYMKHYTPQPDIFEYVDFHVNILLARKFSIQNIDKES